Genomic segment of Apium graveolens cultivar Ventura chromosome 7, ASM990537v1, whole genome shotgun sequence:
GTAAAACTATGAGTTAATCGTTTATTtccctaattatcgaatcttttctcgtattattcgataaattttaatctttaattattaattattaactattaaataataactaaataaatagataaatgattaaataaataattacatacttaattaaatcactaaattcgaatttataaattaagaaaataatttaggaattattaataataattttcagaacttaaatctaattttattattagatttatagaatttataaaactgattttataattaaaataaaaataaaataaaataaattacagaaacatttgtcagaaaccagAATCTGACAGAAACGGATCAAAATCGGGTCAACCacacgggtcaaccgggtcacgaagaacacaACCGGGTCGACCTTGAAGGTCCACCGGTTTCTGGaaattttccagattccggcAGCCCTCGGCCGGACTCCGACAAGGTCCGTTCATGGCCAAAAACACATCGTTGGGTTCGTTTTTAAGTTGGGATCAATTCCAAATCGTTCTGGCAATCTAATTCTGGCAACAACATCACGGAATAATCCTCAGGTCatcttctccgatcaaaatcaactcaactccggccaaaaatccaaatcattcatttgtacataaaacttaacgtttaatagtgcaaatcaaagctaagaacatatacaatcaaatccctaacattacaagaaccaaatattcacagaaatcatcgagttttgttttgaaaattcggtataaaccctagaaatcgtacTTTGCTATCTAGGTATTGttttatcaattaaacaccatgaatcaactgtaaatcacataaccaagctatatcaatcatcaaaacatcaaaataaccctgaaatcaaaaagccctaattcgaacataaaccctagaaatcaaaaatcaaaaactacgaattaaaacttgaaattgatgctagaattggaaagaacagatcgaaaccttcgatttgggtacttgaatcgcttgttttggtgctgtaatctgttcaaaatcacggcttgaattctcgacccgaccctgttcttcccgacccgaatttcagagaatttttgtatttttcCGAATTTAACTGATTTATTAATTATagttaattaataattaggctctttatagtagtaaaattaatactcctaattaaaattaaggccctaattctataCTTTTTgaaattaataggcccctaattttataatttttgagtattaaaatttaatttataaatattttatatatgcaatatatatgccaaaatttcccaaaaattgtgaatattgcaaaaatacaaagaaatggtataaataaaagtcctaaaattttataaaaataaaaatgtgatttttgtggggtttttaacacccaatggggcccggaaaagtcatttttcgtaaaacgagaaaatttataaaatatctagatgttcagaataatgcgattgtaaaagccgtttgatgaaaaataaggcccaatattttatttgaaatactggctttaaaatcattatttgggtcgtaaaatgtttgaaatgaaGGCTATGAatgtaaaataaaatatctgaaaaataccttaaaaatacagaaatgacacgacatacacataacacataacaaacaggatttaacagataatcacacacataaatgacatattaatataCATATTTTATGATAAATATGATATGATACAACGTAAACTTCCCGGTCGTTACAAAGGTCCTTCGCATATTTATTCTACAAGCCTCCAAAAAATACAGTCCATTCTTTTAGGCCATCGAAGAGGCCTCAAAGTCTAAGAAGGTCGTGTGAGACGATACATGCAAAAACAGctttcaagctttaaaaacatTATTGACAAGTGCTCATATTCTAACAAGGGCGTTACTTAGTGAAGCTTTAAAAGTATACATTTCAGCTTCCGAAAGGGCTGTAGCAGCCGTCTTAGTCAAGGACATCGAGGGTCGAGAATGTCTAGTATATTACGTTAGTCATACTTTGAAGGACGCCGAGACTCGCTACCCCCGCGTTAAAAAGCTGGTATACGCTCTCGTGATAGCAAACAGGAAATTACGCTATTATTTTCAAGGACGGCCCATTAAGGTCATGACTAATCAACCGTTAAAGCGCATACTACATAGACCTGACATGACAGGATGACTTGTACCATGGACAATTGAGCTTAGTTAGTTTCACATTGAATATCTTCCTCAGAGTGCAATGAAAGTACAAGCCTTGTCAGACTTTGTCGTGGAATGTCAATTCGATATATTGACAGTTGAGGAAAATCCTTTTACTCCGAAAGCTTGGACTCTCTTCGTTGATGGATCTTCCACAACTTCATCAGGAGGAGCTGGTGTAATTTTAATCGGCCCGGAAGGTTTCAAGATTCATCAAGCACTTAAATTCTCGTTTTCTGTGACAAACAATCTAGCCGAATATGAAGCTTTATTAGCAGGGATTCGTTTGGCTATCGAGCTCGAGAAAAAAGTTTTGGAAATTTGCGGTGATTCACAACTTGTTGCTAATCAACTAAATGGCGAGTTCAAAGCACACGATGGTAGAATGGCTGCTTATTTAGCTCTATCCATCTCCTTACTGGAAAAAAATTCCCTCCTGGGCCATAAAAATGTTTGTCG
This window contains:
- the LOC141674623 gene encoding uncharacterized protein LOC141674623, with amino-acid sequence MKVQALSDFVVECQFDILTVEENPFTPKAWTLFVDGSSTTSSGGAGVILIGPEGFKIHQALKFSFSVTNNLAEYEALLAGIRLAIELEKKVLEICGDSQLVANQLNGEFKAHDGRMAAYLALSISLLEKNSLLGHKNVCREENLWDDALSKLASSVVSTTEAIYVEERNYPSIDVARVNEVSATIDRRQPIL